Below is a genomic region from Butyrivibrio sp. AE3004.
GTTCTTAATGAATCTGACTCCGGGCATATGGTCAGCAACCGGACGCTTGCCCGTAAAATGGCAACTCTCCGGAATTTCTTCGGATATATGGCTGATAAGGAATATATTGCAGAAAATCCCACGCTTAAAGCAGATAAAAACCAGAAATATGAGGAAAATGACATAAAACGCCTTGATGTTGATGAAGCAAAAAGGCTTATTAAGGCTGTTGAAGAAACCAAAACATCAACAAAAAGAAGCTCTGCCAGATCCAAAAACACAGCAAAACGTGATCTTGCAATCGTTATCCTTTTATTAAATCTGGGGCTTCGCGTGTCAGAATGTGCCGGACTCGATCTAAATGATGTGAATTTTGAGGATAATACCATCAGAATTGTTAGAAAAGGCGGTAAGGAAGCAATTCTTTATATAAATGAAAAAACCCGCAACACGCTCCGTGATTATATAAAAAATGAGCGTCCCCTGCTGGCACAGGATCCAAAAGAAGAAGCTCTTTTCATATCACTTAAGAACAACAGACTTTCCGTTAGAAGCATTGAGGATATGCTTAAAAAATACGGAGATGGCGCAAAACTTACAGACCGTGTTCATCCCCACAAACTCCGCCGAACCTTTGGAACCACTCTTTACAATTCATCCGGTGATATATACATGGTTGCAGACGTCCTTGGCCACAAGGATGTGAATACCACAGTAAAGCACTATGCAGCAGTTGATGAAGAACACCGGAAGTCAGTAGCAAATTATGACCTTTTTGGGGATAACAACGACAATTGATTGAATGCAATGAAATATTCGGCTTTTTTGCCTAAGCAGGAAAGGACTTTACCCGCAACATTATTAGTAACGAGATCTAATAAATCATCGGTATTTACGCAATGCTTAGCCCATGTTGACTGTCTACCGCTGGATGAAAAAACTCCAAGATAAGTTATCGCTCCAGTTTGACCGTTCACCCCGGCAGTGTTCT
It encodes:
- a CDS encoding tyrosine-type recombinase/integrase, with translation MGKDSRYYAELRKDKLARITEIKKQLPIYTHKFIESCVRKYQINTALAYAKDVLLFFEFLKVRNPRCRSLEIKDISLEILDALNYEDINEFQEFMVLNESDSGHMVSNRTLARKMATLRNFFGYMADKEYIAENPTLKADKNQKYEENDIKRLDVDEAKRLIKAVEETKTSTKRSSARSKNTAKRDLAIVILLLNLGLRVSECAGLDLNDVNFEDNTIRIVRKGGKEAILYINEKTRNTLRDYIKNERPLLAQDPKEEALFISLKNNRLSVRSIEDMLKKYGDGAKLTDRVHPHKLRRTFGTTLYNSSGDIYMVADVLGHKDVNTTVKHYAAVDEEHRKSVANYDLFGDNNDN